In Colletotrichum higginsianum IMI 349063 chromosome 3, whole genome shotgun sequence, a genomic segment contains:
- a CDS encoding Peptide hydrolase, with the protein MRFAPLLAALAASSAAGSSVEPRDPNKLFTLELAPGETVTVTEEEKWKMMDKRVHFFDITEWSDVPAAVTTADFRLAAAAALPFPTAMNQSCHVNALIPKLSKDNMRTHLERFSAFHNRYYLSRTGVESAEWLHGQVAAVLDAAGHPTANVRYVRHVAWSQPSIIVTIPGRNQRTVVVGAHLDSVISGDRGAGRAPGADDNGSGSVMILEVLRVLLSDKRIASGDLLNTVEFHWYGAEEAGLLGSQDIFTQYRASNRQVVAMLNQDMVGYVGRDGVERFGVVTDWTDPDQVAYMKRLIDAYTDIPYEDTVCGYACSDHASANRNGFPSSFIFEAPFGNHNPNIHTPNDTIEHVSFDHALEHAKMTTGYLYELAYWPFA; encoded by the exons ATGCGCTTCGCTCCTCTCCTCGCGGCTCTcgccgcgtcctcggccgccggctcCTCCGTCGAGCCCCGCGACCCGAACAAGCTGTTCACCCTCGAGCTTGCTCCGGGAGagaccgtcaccgtcacggaggaggagaagtgGAAGATGATGGAC AAACGCGTCCACTTCTTCGACATCACCGAGTGGTCGGacgtccccgccgccgtcaccacGGCCGACTTCaggctcgccgccgccgccgccctcccgtTCCCGACGGCCATGAACCAGTCGTGCCACGTCAACGCGCTGATCCCCAAGCTCAGCAAGGACAACATGCGCACCCACCTCGagcgcttctcggccttccaCAACCGCTACTACCTCTCGCGCACCGGCGTCGAGTCCGCCGAGTGGCTGCACggccaggtcgccgccgtcctcgacgccgccggccaccCGACCGCCAACGTGCGCTACGTCCGCCACGTCGCCTGGTCGCAGCCcagcatcatcgtcaccatccCCGGCCGGAACCAGCGCACCGTGGTCGTCGGGGCGCATCTCGACTCGGTTATCTCCGGTgaccgcggcgccggccgcgcGCCTGGTGCTG ATGACaacggctccggctccgtcatgatcctcgaggtcctccgCGTCCTGCTCTCGGACAAGCGCATCGCCTCGGGCGACCTGCTCAACACGGTCGAGTTCCACTGgtacggcgccgaggaggccggcctgctcggcaGCCAGGACATCTTCACCCAGTACCGCGCCTCCAACCGTCAGGTCGTCGCCATGCTGAACCAGGACATGGTCGGCTACgtcggccgcgacggcgtcgagcgcttcggcgtcgtcacgGACTGGACCGACCCGGACCAGGTCGCGTACATGAAGCGCCTCATCGATGCC TACACCGACATCCCCTACGAGGACACCGTTTGCGGCTACGCCTGCTCCGACCACGCCTCGGCGAACCGCAATGGCTTCCCGTCGTCCTTCATCTTCGAGGCGCCGTTCGGGAACCACAACCCGAACATCCACACGCCCAACGACACCATCGAGCACGTCTCGTTCGACCACGCCCTGGAGCACGccaagatgacgacggggtACCTCTACGAGCTGGCCTACTGGCCGTTTGCGTAG
- a CDS encoding Major facilitator superfamily transporter: MDKPTSCSPEELPLPPSMAAPGRVPEAQSPPLAVADEVTAKEPISCLIESDAEISEKPVADGGSRDAAGDGSALTTDQGDQEEEYITGVRLVLVLAALTFVVFLMLLDMSIITTVPDTSHGLERVVYAIPEITTAFNSLSDVGWYGAAYNLCGAALQPFAGKLYTHLRSKQTFLGFLFVFEVGSLICAVARSSDVFIVGRAIAGMGSAGLFNGALTIIGATVPLQRRPFIVGVLIGVSNLGLVAGPLVGGAFTEFANWRWCFYINLPIGAVVAVLLFLIHIPSKITNPLALSQLPRHLDLPGFALFAPAAIMFLLALQFGGNEHPWDSAVVIGLFVGAGVTAALFLYWERRQGDDKAMIPLGLFRSRIVWASGVVGAFNMSITLVSSYYLPMYFQSVKGATPFQGGVDVLPTILGQLVFAVVSGALVGKLGYYLPWVVFGAVASTIGNGLISTWTPSTGPGRWIGYQVLLGAGRGASMQMHIIAVQANSPPARLSVSMATLVFMQTFAGAIFLTAGEVIFSEGLGNNLAKYAPAVDARTVLVAGGTGFRDVVPEGDLPGVVMAYSKSVSEVFYLLAGLGVVCFGLAWAMGWTDIRKKEAGKKGDV; encoded by the exons ATGGACAAGCCTACCTCGTGCAGCCCCGAGGAGCTACCCCTGCCGCCCAGCATGGCAGCCCCGGGCCGAGTCCCAGAAGCACAGTCACCACCGCTAGCCGTGGCCGATGAAGTGACGGCCAAGGAGCCGATTTCATGCTTGATCGAATCCGACGCCGAGATATCGGAAAAGCCCGTGGCTGATGGTGGTAGCCGTGACGCTGCTGGCGACGGAAGCGCCCTGACGACGGACCAGGGGGATCAGGAAGAAGAGTACATTACGGGCGTCaggctcgtcctcgtcctcgctgcgTTGACGTTTGTCGTGTTCCTCATGCTCCTCGACATGTCCATTATCACGACGGTACCAGACACATCCCATGGGCTCGAGAGAGTTGTCTAT GCCATCCCCGAGATCACGACAGCGTTCAACTCGCTGTCCGACGTGGGCTGGTACGGCGCAGCCTACAACCTGTGCGG CGCCGCGCTGCAGCCGTTCGCGGGGAAGCTGTACACCCACCTGCGCTCCAAGCAGACgttcctcggcttcctcttcgtcttcgaggtGGGCTCGCTGATCTGCGCCGTGGCCCGGTCGTCGgacgtcttcatcgtcgggCGCGCCATCGCGGGGATGGGGTCCGCCGGGCTGTTCAACGGCGCGCTGACCATCATCGGCGCGACGGTGCCGCTGCAGCGGAGGcccttcatcgtcggcgtcctgaTCGGGGTTTCGAAcctgggcctcgtcgccgggccGCTCGTCGGGGGCGCGTTTACCGAGTTTGCGAACTGGAGGTGGT GCTTCTATATCAATCTCCCgatcggcgccgtcgtcgccgttctTCTGTTCCTCATCCACATTCCCTCCAAGATCACGAACCCCCTCGCGCTCAGCCAGCTGCCCCGTCACCTCGACCTCCCTGGcttcgccctcttcgccccCGCGGCGATCATGTTCCTCCTGGCCCTGCAGTTCGGGGGCAATGAGCACCCGTGGGactccgccgtcgtcatcggcctattcgtcggcgcgggcgtgacggcggcgttgttTCTCTACTGGGAACGCAGGCAGGGCGATGACAAGGCCATGATCCCCCTGGGCCTGTTCAGGAGCAGGATCGTGTGGGCGAGCGGGGTGGTCGGCGCGTTCAACATGAGCATCACACTGGTGTCGAGTTATTACCTGCCAATGTACTTCCAGAGCGTCAAGGGGGCGACGCCGTTCCAGGGCGGGGTCGACGTTCTGCCGACCATCCTAGGCCAGCTGGTGTTTGCGGTGGTGTCCGGGGCGCTGG TCGGCAAATTGGGATATTATCTCCCATGGGTTGTCTTCGGCGCCGTTGCGTCCACAATCGGCAACGGGCTCATCTCGACGTGGACGCCGTCCACGGGCCCCGGGAGGTGGATAGGCTACCAGGTCCTCCTCGGAGCGGGCCGCGGCGCCAGCATGCAGATG CACATCATCGCGGTCCAGGCGAACTCGCCCCCGGCGCGCCTCTCCGTGTCGATGGCGACCCTGGTGTTCATGCAAACCTTTGCTGGCGCCATCTTCCTGACGGCCGGTGAAGTCATCTTCAGCGAGGGGCTGGGCAACAACCTGGCAAAGTACGCTCCGGCCGTGGATGCGAGGACCGTCCTGGTGGCTGGGGGCACCGGGTTCAGAGACGTTGTTCCGGAAGGGGACCtccccggcgtcgtcatGGCGTACTCGAAGAGCGTCAGCGAGGTGTTTTATCTGCTCGCTGGGCTGGGCGTCGTCTGCTTTGGGCTTGCGTGGGCTATGGGATGGACTGACATccgcaagaaggaggccgggAAGAAAGGTGATGTGTAA
- a CDS encoding 2OG-Fe(II) oxygenase, producing the protein MGVSTEIPQTVEWAGKRVPIYPMETVDFGRVLSQEPAELEILLRCCQEQGFFYLDLNGLDGSRFLDDQQKTLDLMHRYFESPIEAKNELGLVTAHLGYEPIGSRTGGLPNTRDGYEMFKVSRDEIQRKDPKFPKILQNDTDKAILKNAISGSNIVTKAVLSGLSSAMGLVGAARYENAHRNDRPSTSTLAMMHYVPADPVKDKEIGHQKHTDISSLTLLFAEEWGLQIRPPGTKEFGFVAPKKGCAIINVGDSLRFASGHTMMSCIHRVVPFNPEEHRYSIAYFLRAENETMFTDSEGRYVTAGQWHDEKFFLFKATPDVQALAPPSMLYGGMTADEEWTPYAQPVAKAHASEVPAEGPKQAPVVKENLVKAH; encoded by the exons ATGGGCGTCTCCACCGAAATCCCGCAGACCGTCGAGTGGGCGGGGAAGAGAGTCCCCATCTACCCCATGGAGACGGTCGACTTCGGGCGAGTCCTGTCCCAGGAACCCGCCGAGCTGGAGATCCTTCTTCGCTGCTGCCAGGAGCAGGGCTTCTTCTACCTCGACCtcaacggcctcgacggcagCCGGTTCCTGGACGACCAGCAGAAGACGCTCGACCTCATGCACCGCTACTTCGAGTCTCCCATCGAAGCCAAGAACGAGCTTGGCCTTGTCACCGCACATCTCGG GTATGAGCCCATCGGCTCCCGGACGGGTGGTCTCCCCAACACCAGGGACGGCTACGAGATGTTCAAG GTCTCCCGAGACGAGATCCAGAGGAAGGACCCCAAGTTCCCCAAGATCCTCCAGAACGACACCGACAAGGCGATCCTGAAGAACGCCATCTCGGGCTCCAACATCGTCACCAAGGCCGTCCTCTCGGGCCTCTCCTCCGCCatgggcctcgtcggcgccgcccgctACGAGAACGCCCACCGCAACGACCgcccgtcgacctcgacgctGGCCATGATGCACTACGTGCCGGCGGACCccgtcaaggacaaggagatCGGCCACCAGAAGCACACCGACATCAGCTCCCTGACGCTCCTCTTCGCCGAGGAGTGGGGTCTCCAGATCCGGCCGCCGGGGACCAAGGAGTTCGGCTTCGTGGCGCCCAAGAAGGGctgcgccatcatcaacgtcggCGACTCGCTGCGCTTCGCCAGCGGGCACACCATGATGTCGTGCATCCACCGCGTCGTGCCCTTCAACCCGGAGGAGCACCGCTACTCCATCGCCTActtcctccgcgccgagAACGAGACCATGTTCACCGACAGCGAGGGCCGCTACGTCACCGCCGGCCAGTGGCACGACGAGAAGTTCTTCCTGTTCAAGGCCACCCCGGACGTCCAGGCCctggcgccgccctcgatgcTGTACGGCGGCATgacggccgacgaggagtGGACTCCCTACGCCCAGCCGGTTGCCAAGGCGCACGCGTCCGAGGTTCCGGCCGAGGGGCCGAAGCAGGCGCCCGTGGTGAAGGAGAACCTGGTCAAGGCCCACTGA
- a CDS encoding Fungal specific transcription factor domain-containing protein: protein MSASVVRSTALRAGGACVRCRKGKTKCVYENGRAPCKNCAKGMHECYLPSESMAHHHGQSPARHTAAHRPARESLPASVPAGDVRAANPASTASRHVQTPEKLTPELIQECERVISKTYPACVAFHKPSFIQQLKNASLDPALIYALLTCAARSSPTLIRRYGGQSGATGAAEHFAAKAMGIINQNLDTPSLAEIQAICLIIIHEWGSRNAVRAYIYLGQASRMVQMYRILHSHHAAVSDADRFLQDESFRRVLWLLYILDCLLTSTPGRQPALSVNDTSDVSLPCSDMNFAFGNAVFVQTINLSDPSRLPTGTRTDEVGEFGQIVLATRIWRDVVQMLMTTTTETFNDNVCSGLMAEIERLRASLSMQYVDKPGQINLHITMGSGFTYAMLHCMLHCASIFINRRRLLQYVTAPGFNLESWRLTPQCHEIIDRLFTSCHSTIAMLTALEAGFDKEGIICFPIFMLFSSFTASATVAYLSLKGLTPPNAVETAGHIVRDGLHFMQDGVDTWPLISSWLRHLAVMHRVLGNDAGAASPSVGGTSVPPTAVPADQASVKDEAASNPDTNPDAMDYDQSSNAAAPQAPLNNHTASVSESGRDSGRDSEPPAPPPRRSGVTTINGGSGGVGTPASASPPPPQQQAEIKQSTEMLPQPPIGNGVQSSEPAASVPQDMTASELCSAFERQLLELDDLAAFMGGGV from the exons ATGTCCGCCAGCGTCGTGCGGTCTACCGCCCTgcgagccggcggcgcctgCGTGCGCTGCCGCAAGGGCAAGACCAAGTGCGTCTACGAAAACGGTCGCGCTCCTTGCAAGAACTGTGCCAAGGGCATGCACGAATGCTATCTGCCCTCCGAGTCCATGGCCCATCATCACGGCCAGTCACCCGCCCGTCACACCGCCGCCCATCGCCCAGCGCGCGAGAGCCTGCCTGCCTCGGTCCCGGCCGGCGATGTTCGTGCCGCCAACCCGGCCTCTACCGCGTCTCGTCACGTCCAGACACCCGAGAA ACTGACTCCGGAGCTCATCCAAGAATGCGAACGCGTCATTTCCAAGACGTACCCGGCCTGTGTTGCCTTCCACAAGCCGTCATTCATTCAGCAACTCAAGAACGCCTCTCTTGACCCGGCCCTCATTTACGCTCTGCTCACATGCGCTGCTCG GAGCTCCCCCACTCTCATTAGGCGCTATGGCGGACAATCCGGCGCGACCGGAGCCGCCGAGCActtcgccgccaaggccatgGGCATCATCAATCAGAACCTCGACACCCCCAGCCTGGCGGAGATTCAGGCCATCTGCTTGATCATCATCCATGAGTGGGGCTCCCGCAATGCTGTTCGTGCTTACATCTACCTGGGCCAGGCTAGCCGCATGGTCCAGATGTACCGCATCCTCCACAGCCACCATGCCGCTGTCAGCGATGCCGACCGCTTTTTGCAGGATGAGTCGTTCCGCCGTGTGCTCTGGCTGCTGTACATCCTCGACTGCCTGCTCACCAGCACACCGGGCCGACAGCCGGCACTGTCCGTTAACGACACTTCCGATGTTTCTCTGCCTTGCTCCGACATGAACTTTGCCTTTGGCAATGCCGTCTTTGTCCAAACCATCAACCTGTCGGACCCCAGTCGCCTGCCCACCGGCACACGCACCGATGAGGTGGGCGAGTTCGGCCAGATCGTCCTGGCCACACGCATATGGCGCGATGTGGTCCAGATGCTGATGACCACGACGACCGAGACGTTCAACGACAATGTCTGCTCCGGTCTCATGGCGGAGATTGAGCGTCTGCGTGCCTCTCTTTCGATGCAATACGTCGACAAGCCTGGTCAGATCAACCTGCACATCACCATGGGCTCCGGCTTCACCTACGCCATGCTTCACTGCATGCTTCATTGCGCATCTATCTTCATcaaccgccgccgactcTTGCAATATGTCACGGCTCCTGGTTTCAACCTCGAGAGCTGGCGCCTGACGCCCCAGTGCCACGAGATCATTGACAGACTCTTCACCTCGTGTCACAGCACCATTGCCATGCTGACGGCGCTTGAGGCCGGATTCGACAAGGAGGGCATCATCTGCTTCCCCATCTTCAtgctcttctcttccttcacGGCCAGTGCCACGGTCGCCTACCTGTCTCTCAAGGGCCTCACCCCTCCCAACGCCGTTGAGACGGCCGGCCATATTGTGCGCGACGGCCTCCACTTCATGCAGGACGGAGTCGACACCTGGCCTCTGATCAGCTCGTGGCTTCGCCATCTTGCCGTCATGCACAGAGTGCTGGGCAATGATGCGGGTGCCGCGAGCCCCAGCGTGGGCGGCACCTCGGTTCCTCCCACAGCGGTGCCCGCCGACCAGGCTTCCGTtaaggacgaggccgcgtCCAACCCCGACACCAACCCGGACGCCATGGACTACGACCAGTCTTCCAACGCCGCGGCGCCCCAGGCCCCGCTCAACAACCACACTGCCTCCGTCAGCGAAAGTGGACGTGACAGCGGACGCGACAGCGAgccgcccgcccctcccccccgccgcTCCGGCGTTACGACCATTAACGGGGGCTCCGGCGGAGTCGGCACTCCCGCTTCGGCaagccctcctccccctcagcagcaggccgagatCAAGCAGTCCACCGAGatgctgccgcagccgcccaTTGGCAACGGCGTTCAGTCTTCGGAGCCGGCTGCTTCTGTGCCCCAAGACATGACGGCCAGTGAGCTGTGCTCCGCGTTTGAGCgacagcttctcgagctggACGACCTTGCCGCCTTCATGGGCGGTGGCGTTTGA
- a CDS encoding L-asparaginase, producing MQTRNLLLAASNLALGLAAPASPPVPLPAYNLLSSRETHFNASLPNITIFATGGTIAGSAASNAQTTGYQAGALGVDILIDAVPELRNVSNVSGVQVANVDSGSITPGILLNLTRLVQEALDDPYCQGAVVTHGTDTLEESAFFLQLAVRSEKPVVVVGAMRPATAISADGPINLLEAVTLAASPDARGRGTMVVLNDRIGSAFYTSKTHSNSLDTFRAVEQGYLGFFLDIKPVFYYPPVLPLGHAYFNVSAATELPQVDILFGHQALNPAIAKAAVESGAKGLVLAGMGAGGWTTPGREALKTLAQENNTHIVVSSRTMGGFVEDSDAPNTYGGWNLNPEKARIMLQLALYSGYVSEQLETLFKYAP from the coding sequence ATGCAGACCCGGaatctcctcctcgccgcctcgaacctggccctcggcctcgccgccccggcTTCGCCTCCGGTCCCTCTCCCGGCCTACAATCTTCTCTCATCCCGCGAGACGCACTTTAACGCCAGCCTGCCCAACATCACAATCTTCGCCACGGGCGGCACCATCGCCGGCTCCGCGGCCTCCAACGCCCAGACGACGGGCTAccaggccggcgccctcggcgtcgacatcctcatcgacgccgtccccGAGCTCCGCAACGTCTCCAACGTGAGCGGCGTCCAGGTCGCCAACGTCGACTCGGGGAGCATCACCCCGGGCATCCTCCTGAACCTCAcccgcctcgtccaggaggccctcgacgaccccTATTGCcagggcgccgtcgtcacccaCGGCACCGACACCCTCGAGGAGagcgccttcttcctccagctcgccgtccgGAGCGAgaagcccgtcgtcgtcgtcggcgccatgcggcccgccaccgccatcaGCGCCGACGGGCCCATCAacctgctcgaggccgtcaccctcgccgccagcccggacgcccgcggccgcggcaccATGGTCGTCCTCAACGACCGCATCGGGAGCGCTTTCTACACCTCCAAGACGCACTCCAACTCCCTCGACACcttccgcgccgtcgagcagggctacctcggcttcttcctcgacatcaaGCCCGTCTTCTACTACCCGCCCGTCCTGCCGCTCGGCCACGCCTACTTCAACGTCTCCGCGGCCACGGAGCTGCCCCAGGTCGACATCCTCTTCGGCCACCAGGCCCTCAACccggccatcgccaaggccgccgtcgagagcGGCGCAAAGGGCCTCGTGCTGGCCGGCATGGGCGCCGGCGGGTGGACCACGCCCGGCCGGGAGGCGCTGAAGACGCTCGCGCAGGAGAACAACACCCACATCGTCGTCTCCAGCCGCACCATgggcggcttcgtcgaggacaGCGACGCGCCCAACACATACGGCGGCTGGAACCTCAACCCGGAAAAGGCTCGCATCATGCTGCAGCTTGCTCTGTACTCGGGGTACGTCTCTGAGCAGCTCGAGACGCTGTTCAAGTATGCGCCGTAG
- a CDS encoding Zn(II)2Cys6 transcription factor: protein MPTGIETRDSGSAAHLASSEAGIAAPYGRACTNCSRAKCKCILRPVGGACERCHRLSKTCQPSNPIRRRSKKPPSSRTAQLEEKLDGLVTLLRQSGRPDLPADLGVDFNIPGVIPSSSSTATAKAVREPSSDMRRSSEFFSASSRGDGGNDRTRADSLPTPTQTASPEGPGYGDELPSPDEAEALFEAFRGQNLKYFPFLNFRATMTAQELRAERPFLWICIMTVASRVSSQQLALGQRVRQIVSQKLVVENERSIDYLLGLLVILGWSVAFVPPPPHHRVMPLYGFADLFLFWTSRANHQLGNKPFMCLFCQIAIGLIFDLGISRDPLDGLNPFLCWKAAQERATQEKTGVVCPTLYVKSQMPRTMEQRRAVVAGYLVTSAVASFLGKMDPLRWTSHMDECLQILDEQPETPSDRSLAALVKMQLLKDEAGKLSSRSDAMLEAMDGPKTPMAMYVKVLQTQLQRIIQSLPSELQSTDSIIAQLHCTELAIQETALSTKSGACVPANLPDVARLDIFYACLQAVKAWFDHFFTLPPAAYFSIPFLCFAQLSHCTVALYRLSVLEDPVWDRASVRSTIDLIATLDEVGDRFGRVCAEVGLDVDVEDGNAFTKAVKTIKGLRSTWEAAMAPLAKADPAAAGGAGPGMLTAGGVPMPAGVGEVDMGQLGLEMMDNRWFTDIFTPFDF, encoded by the exons ATGCCGACCGGGATTGAAACCCGTGACTCGGGGTCGGCGGCCCATTTGGCCAGCagcgaggccggcatcgccgcgcCGTACGGGCGGGCGTGTACCAACTGCTCCCGGGCCAAGTGCAAATGCATCCTCCGCCCTGTCGGCGGGGCGTGCGAGCGCTGCCACCGTCTCAGCAAGACGTGTCAGCCGAGTAACCCGATCCGCAGGCGCTCCAAGAAGCCGCCTTCCAGCAGGACGGCCCAGCTGGAAGAGAAGCTCGACGGGCTCGTCACGTTGCTGCGCCAATCGGGCCGTCCGGATCTCCctgccgacctcggcgtcgacttCAACATCCCCGGCGTCATcccctcgtcatcatcgacggcgacggcgaaggcggtCAGGGAGCCATCTTCGGACATGCGCCGCAGCAGTGAgttcttctcggcgtcgtcccgCGGAGACGGCGGCAACGATCGCACGAGAGCGGACTCGTTGCCAACGCCGACGCAGACCGCGAGCCCCGAGGGGCCGGGGTACGGTGACGAGCTGCCGTCCCCGGACGAGGCGGAGGCGCTGTTCGAGGCCTTCCGGGGCCAGAACCTGAAGTACTTCCCCTTTCTGAATTTCAGGGCCACCATGACGGCGCAGGAGCTCCGGGCCGAGCGGCCGTTCCTGTGGATCTGCATCATGACGGTTGCGTCGAGGGTGTCGAGCCAGCAGCTCGCGCTGGGCCAGCGGGTGCGGCAGATTGTGAGTCAAAAGCTGGTCGTCGAGAACGAGCGGAGCATCGATTACCTGCTCGGACTGTTGGTTATTCTGGGATGGTCAGTTGCGTTCGTTCCACCGCCCCCTCATCATAGAGTAATGCCCCTATACGGGTTTGCTgacctttttcttttttggaCATCTAGGGCGAACCACCAGCTTGGTAACAAGCCTTTCATGTGCCTGTTTTGCCAGATTGCCATCGGCCTCATCTTTGACTTGGGCATATCCCGCGATCCCCTGGACGGCCTGAACCCCTTTCTCTGCTGGAAGGCCGCTCAGGAGAGGGCCACCCAGGAGAAGACCGGGGTGGTCTGCCCGACTCTCTACGTCAAGTCGCAGATGCCGCGGACAATGGAGCAAAGGAGGGCGGTCGTTGCGGGCTACCTGGTCACCTCGGC TGTCGCAAGCTTCCTGGGAAAGATGGACCCCCTACGCTGGACGTCGCACATGGACGAGTGTCTCCAgatcctcgacgagcagCCAGAAACCCCCTCGGACCGTAGTCTCGCTGCGCTCGTCAAGATGCAGCTGctcaaggacgaggccggcaagcTGTCATCACGTTCCGACGCGATGCTGGAGGCGATGGACGGCCCAAAGACACCTATGGCCATGTACGTCAAGGTACTGCAGACGCAGCTGCAGCGCATCATCCAGAGTCTACCCTCGGAGCTGCAAAGCACAG ACAGCATCATCGCCCAACTCCACTGCACGGAGCTCGCCATCCAAGAGACGGCCCTCTCGACGAAGTCGGGCGCCTGCGTCCCCGCCAACCTGCCcgacgtcgcccgcctcgacaTCTTCTACGCATGCTTGCAAGCCGTCAAGGCCTGGTTCGACCACTTCTTCACCCTCCCGCCAGCGGCCTATTTCTCGATCCCTTTCCTCTGCTTCGCGCAGCTGAGCCACTGCACCGTCGCGCTGTACCGCCTCTCGGTGCTCGAGGACCCGGTCTGGGACCGCGCGAGCGTACGCTCCACCATCGACCTCATTGCGACgcttgacgaggtcggcgaccgCTTCGGCCGGGTGTGCGCCGAGGTCGGGCtcgacgttgacgtcgaggacggcaatgCCTTCACCAAAGCCGTCAAGACGATCAAGGGTCTCAGGAGCACATGGGAGGCGGCTatggcgccgttggcgaaggcggatccggcggcggcaggtgGCGCGGGTCCGGGTATGCTTACGGCCGGAGGGGTGCCGATGCCGGCTGGGGTAGGGGAGGTCGACATGGGACAGTTGGGGTTGGAAATGATGGACAATCGGTGGTTTACCGACATCTTTACGCCGTTTGACTTTTGA
- a CDS encoding Emopamil binding protein has protein sequence MAAEVVMNASIPLHPYYPSDAILPGYVANTFSAHELRAIFAAGATAILVPTYRLIKKTRPNLPNGEVATALWFTLSAFIHFFFEGYFSYNQANMPATVHIFGQLWKEYSLSDSRYLTQDSFIVCMETITAVFWGPLSFACAYCIVTAHPLRHPLQLIISLGQLYGDVLYFATCSFDKLVARIMYCRPEEFYFWCYYVFFNAFWIVIPFYLIVRSCVETKRAFEKAAELEGRSEKKNI, from the exons ATGGCCGCCGAAGTCGTCATGAACGCCTCCATCCCGCTTCATCCGTACTACCCATCGGACGCGATACTCCCGGGCTACGTCGCCAACACCTTCAGCGCACATGAGCTGCGAGCCATCTTCGCGGCCGGCGCAACCGCCATCCTCGTGCCGACGTACCGCCTCATCAAGAAGACGCGCCCCAACCTCCCGAATGGCGAGGTCGCGACGGCGCTGTGGTTCACCCTGAGCGCCTTTATCCATTTCTTCTTTGAAG gctaCTTCTCCTACAACCAGGCCAACATGCCGGCCACCGTCCACATCTTCGGCCAGCTCTGGAAGGAATACTCCCTCTCCGACTCGCGCTACCTGACGCAGGACTCCTTCATCGTCTGCATGGAGACCATCACGGCCGTCTTCTGGGGCCCGCTGTCCTTCGCCTGCGCGTACTGCATCGTCACGGCGCACCCGCTCCGCCACCCGCTGCAGCTCATCATCAGCCTCGGACAGCTCTACGGCGACGTGCTGTACTTCGCGACGTGCTCCTTTGACAAACTCGTCGCCAGGATCATGTACTGCCGGCCCGAGGAGTTTTACTTTTGGTGCTACTACGTCTTCTTCAACGCGTTCTGGATCGTGATCCCGTTCTACCTCATCGTCCGGAGCTGCGTCGAGACGAAGCGGGCTTTCGAGAAGGCGGCTGAGCTGGAGGGGAGatcggagaagaagaacatcTAA